The Allocoprobacillus halotolerans nucleotide sequence TATAACCTTTGACTATATTTGGATATTTTTTTACATATTCATCTATAATTGTTTGAGAATTATCTGGTGACGAATCATTAATTAGTAAAATTTCATAATTATTTATATCTTGATTCAACAATGAATCAACACACTTTTTAAATATTTTTCTGTATTATATATTGGAACAATAATACTTACTTCAACCATTTTAATTCTCCTTTTTTATATTTTTGAGATAAAAACTTAAAAAAGACGATTAGTAATATCGCAAAACCACAATGCCATATATATTCACGATATATTGCACCAAAGTATCCTCTAATCCAGAAAAACAAAAGAGGGGTTATATACGCAAATAATAAATAAAGAAAATATTGTTTATTTTTTCGAGATACAACCATTCCATAATAAATAAAACCTAGCAAAAGACCTAATATAAATGCAAAAAGAAAACCACCCCAATGGAAGGAATAAAATAATTCACCTATATATGAACCTCCGATAGGTTGATTAAAAGTTTTGATGTGGTTCGTATATATCATTTGATTAACGACATTAGCATTGAATCCTCCTATGTTAGGTAAAACCAAGATAATTGGTAGAATATAATTCAAACCAAAAGTTGGCCCTGGGTTTGAAGCGACAGTAAAACAGGCTGTTGAAAATGTTGATCCAAATTCCGATAGAGCCATGGCAATTTGATTATTAGTTAACGAATATACAAAAACATTGATAATTTCATTTAGAGAAAATGTTGATATGTTTCTTGCGTTTGCTATAAAATTTAATAAAACCAGTCCAAAATATCCTAATAAAATTAAATAAATAATTTGTTTTCCCGTTAACTGATAAACCATGTTTTCCCAAACAATAAATAACCCAACTAAAAATACAATAGATTCACCTCGTCCACCACTAGACATCATAAGTACTTTATATATGATAGTTGAGAAAAAGATAGTATTAGCAATTCTCTTGTTATTGGAAAAACCTATAATGAAAGCAAAAATTGAAAAATTAAAAAAGTTAGCAATGACTTCTACAAAATCATGAACATTTAAATTAAAGGTATTTGTATACCCACCTTGAAAAAATAATATTAAACGTGATATATCAATATATAATGTAGGAAGAATTCCAATCAAAAAACATACGATTCCAATGATTTTTATTTTTTTAAAGACACATTAAATATTGTCTTATTCGTATAGCAATTAGAATATTTTTTAATCATATATTTATAGAAAAAAACAATCCTATAAAAAGCATAGTTTGCGATAACAATGTAAATATAGCTGTTTCTTTATAAACATCAAAACTAATATACCATAAAGGAAAAAGCACATTACTTCCAAAATCTATATTAAAAGCTTTAATTGGAATATGACCATAATTAAAGATATAACTTAAAATAAAAAATATAATTGGAAATGTCATAAGTTTTTCTTCTAATTGAAAAAAAGAACTAATATGAATAATAAGTTGAAGCAGAGTAATGAGGAAGAAAATAATAAACCATGTTTGTTGATGAGAAATCAACAATGTTCCCCAACCTAATAAGCATAAAATGATTTCAATGCTTAACAAACTTTTATATTTTAAAATATTTTCTTTTTGATTTCTTAAAAACTTTTTCATTTCAAATCTTCCTTTTATATATATTCATTATTCTCATTGGTATTAAACCAACAAATAATGGTTTTATCGCATAAAGATAATGATGAATAGAAACTTTTTCTTTTCTCATCCAATAAAATTTTAATTTTGCTTCTTGTAATCTGTATTTATACTTTCTCTTTTTTATAGAAAAAAAACTTTCTCTGTAATAGAGAAGAGGAATATCTAAATTATATATTTTAAAATTTTTTGATAAAAGTTTACACCATAAATCATAATCTTCAGCTCTTTGAGTCAGATGATTGACTGTATAACTATTCACGGTCAATAATGCTTCTTTTTTCATAAGTACAGTAGGGTGAATAACTTGAGTTTTTTTATGGCATCCAATAAATGGACTTCATTAGAATGAATTGAAAATTCTTTACAGGGTTCATCGTTCTCATTAATTGTTATGCTTTTTGATCCAACAACATCATACTCCTGATGTTCCATCAAGAAATTGTATTCAACCTCTAGTCTATTTTTAAAACTTATATCATCACTATCCATCCTTGCAATATATTGTCCTAATGATATCTCTATACATTTATTTAATGATGCGGCTAAACCTAAATTAGTTGAGTTATTAATAATTTTAATTCTTGAATCTAATTTTTGAAATTCTTGGATTATTGACAAACTAGAATCAGTTGAACAGTCATTACATATAATAAATTCAAAATCCTTAAAAGTCTGATTTAAAATTGATTGAATAGACTTTTCAAGATATTTCGCATCGTTGTATACGCTCATGATTACAGAAATCATTACCATTCATTAAAACTCCAATCCATAGATTTTATTCATTTCTTTTAAAATAGTCTGTAAACTATAAACTTCCATTGATTTTAAGCTGTTATTAATAATATTTGGAAAATTGTTGCACTGTTTTAAAACAATATTTATTACATCTTCTTGAAATGTTGATAAATCTAAAATATATCCATCTTTCTGATGTTTGATGAGATCTGTATTTCCCCTAATACGACTGGCAATACAAACCATTCCACAAGCTTTAGCTTCCATTAAAGCGACAGATAGTCCTTCTCTTTTAGATGGAAACAAAAAGATATCACATGATTTCATGATTTCAAGGATATCATGTCTATATCCTAATAAATGTAACCTATTAGAAACTTGAAGTTGCTTTGCTAATTGTTCATAATTTTCTTTCATATTGCCAATACCACAAATAAGATAGTGAAAATTATCTGGTAAATGAGGAAGACATTCTATAACAATTTTATGATTTTTATTTTCATTGAGCTCACCTACAGATAAAAGTAAAATTGAATTGGTAGGTATCTGTAAGCTATCACATAGTTTTCTTTTTTGTCCTTGAATAGAATTTATTTTATCCATATCAATTCCCACACCTGGCACAAATTCTACTTTTCCATCTTGTTTCAATTTAAATTTCTGGGCAATCTTATAATCTTCTTTATTGATAGTTATAAGAATATCTGTATAATGAGCACACAATTTTTCAATTGGATAATAAATTGTCCAGTTTTTCAATGGAGCGCCTTTAAAAAAATGGAAACCATGAGCTGTATAAATCATTTTTGTATTTTTGTAATTTTTACTCATTCTATTTGCAATACGAGCAATAACACCTCCAACAGGTGTATGACAATGAATAATATCAAAATTATACTCATCAATGATTTCTTTTAATTCTCGTAAAGCTTTTAAATTATGTGGAGCAAAGGGATTTCTTTCAAAAGGCAAATTATGTTTGACATCACAAAATTCAAAAATACTGTCTCCGTGGGAAGCTACATGAACTTCATATCCATTATCATGAAACATTTTTAAGAATGGAATATGAAAAGCGTATATATGACTGTCTACATGTGCAACAAATAAGACCTTTTTATTTTCCATATTTTAAATCTCCAAAACATTTTGTTATTAATCCAACTTTTCCAATTAAGAAGCGAATCATTGGATTGAATATTGACAGATAAATGACTTTTACATTTTCCTTTTTCATTTGGTTCTTGACTATGTCAACTGTGCACAGATATTCATCATTCTGAGGTAAAAATAAACCTGTTGCTTCTTCATCAATGTATTTTTTGATATACTCACATAGTTTTTCTACTGTAATAGAACTTCTTTCGTTTCTGAGTGTTGGAAAGATATGAAACTTTCTTACTGCCTGAAAGAGCCTACCTAGATTTCCTGGTGCTCCTTGTCCATAAACCATTGGTGGTCGTACTATGCAGACATGAAAAGAATCATCTTTCAGTTCCTTTATCATCTGTTCTGCTTCATATTTGCTTTTTCCATAATATGTATTTGGATGACATTCAGTTTTCTCATCAATAAATATGTTTGAATGAATCAATCCATAAACACTCATTGAACTCATGAAAATGAATTGTTTTACTTTTGAGTCCTTTGTCTTTTTTGCTATATTGACAGCTAAATCTCTATTGACTTTATAATAAAGATTTTCATTTTCGCTGACTTCCTTGATATGTGCAATGCCTGCTACATGATAGACAGCATCATATGCAGAAAAGTCAAACCCCTTCCAGCTGTCATCCCTTACATCCAGTTCCTTTACATAATAGTCATTTGGATACTGTTCAAGATATTTCATGAAGTTCGTTCCTATATAGCTGTCCTTTCCCGTTATCAGTATCCTTTTCATGCCTCTTCCTCCTTGTGGAGTTCTCCTGTTCCTCCTTCAACCACTCCTTCATGTTTAAGAACTGAAGTGATCGTTCCAAAGAAGCATCTGATGTCAAACAGTAATGACATCCTCTTGACATATTCTCCATCAAGTCCAGCCTTGACATCTATCTCTAGCTCATCTCTTCCGTTGATCTGTGCCCAGCCTGTCAGTCCTGGCTTGATGTCATTGGCTCCATATCTGTCCCTTTCAGCTATCAGGTCATCCTGATTCCATAATGCTGGTCTTGGTCCTATGATGGACATCTCACCTTTAAGGATGTTGATGATCTGTGGCAGTTCATCAAGCGATGTCTTTCTTAGAAACTTTCCTGCCTTTGTGATATACTGGTCTGGATTGGAAAGCATATGTGTTGGCATGTCCTTTGGCGTATCAATATACATCGTTCTGAACTTCAGTATATTGAAGTAGCTCTTGTTCTTTCCAACTCTTTTCTGTTTGAAGAATACTGGTCCCTTGCTGTCAAGTTTGATCCAGATGCACAGAATAATAAAAACTGGACTTAATATGATAAGTCCAATGAATGAAAGCGTAAAATCTATAATTCTTTTCATGAAGCGCTTATACACTTGTTTCCCCTCCAATATCCTTCTTTTGATTCATAATTAAAAAAACAAGAATCGTCTAATTCTTGCTTATGATTTCTAGTCCTACCTTTGCTGTTGTATCACTGCCAAAGATATGCAGGCTGATGTACGCCATGCGCTTGTGCCTGTCTATCTTCGTTATCATTCCTTCATGCCCCTGTAATGGTCCCTCGCTGATGTGAATCTTCTCTCCCTCTATGAAGCCTGTCGACATGTCCACAAGATGGTCGTCTCCTGCAAACCTCTTCAGGAATTCCACCTCTCCATCCTTGAGCGGATAGATGACATCCTTCTTCTTCCCGATGATCTTCGTCAGGTCTGGTATCTTCTTGAGCTCCACATAGAGTTCCTCTATGCGTTCGGTGATCATGAAGACATATCCCGTAAAGAGCACGCATCTGACATCCTTCCAGACGCCTCGAAACTTCTTCCTTGCGACAAACTCGGGAATGAAGCACTCATGAAGGATTTCCGATGGGATGAGAAACCTGCATCTGTCGGCAATCTTTCTTTCCTGTCCGCTCCTGACCTGCATGACATACCATTCCATGTTCCTGACCTCCTTGAAAAGGGTAGGCTTCGCCTGCCAGACATCATCAATTGACATCCAGCCATCACATCTATGACCATACCTCAAGACAAACGTGACACGGCAACGATTTCCCTTTACAGCATTCCTTTTCACGGATAACTCTCTATTATCTTTTATGTCTGTAAATGGGAAATTATTTTGTATTTTGTCGTATTTAATATATAATAATGTATATAGATAAGATAATATACATGTTTAAGAGAAAATCATTATATTCATGTAAAAAGAAGATAACTTTAAAATATTTTTTGATGGGAGATGAACGAATAAGTAAAGTTATGGTTCTTCTTTATGAGAGTTTTATAAAATGCTAAATTAAAAGGAGTGAAAATTTGATTATAATGAGATATTTAAAAACAGTATTAGAGCAATTATTGAAAATAGTAAAATCACAATCACTAATAAAAGAAAAATTACGAATAAACAAAATAGATAGATTGATAATGGGATATCTTTTATTTAGTTTGATTGCTTTTGATTTCTTTTTTTGATTAGAGACATAACATGGTTTATTTTATCTATTTTTCATTGTTGGTATTTATACTGTTAGCAACTGGAAAAAAGCGTAAATTAAAATTTTATATTATAATGATAAATATTGCTAAATATATATTGATTTTAAGTGCTATATTATTCATTGTAGGCATTATAAATTGGTTGGACTTCGAATTTATAAAGACTAATATAAATCTGTATATCCAAATTCTTTTAATATTTCTAATGTTATATATTTTGAGTTGGTTTGTTATACAAACTAGTGAAATGGTTAGATCTATATTATTAGAATGTGAAATAGCTTATTTTACTAAAACAAAAATTTTTGGTGTTTATTTTATAAGTCTCATAATTATTAATTTAGATACATATGTAATTGATGCTTGTAGTAGTATAACAAATACTATAGTAAATATGCTGATAAATATTGTAATAAATATTCTGGCATTTGTCATTTTAGGTTGTTGCTTTATATCTATTTTTATATTTATGTTGAAATATCATTTTTTACAGCAAAAAAAACAAAAATTTTACAATTCAACCGTAAAAATTGCTTCTTGATTATTTAGTTTGATAATTGTATTGTGAATGGAGATATGATCATGTCACAATATAATTAAGGGTTGAGTTAATTGTGTAGAGAAAACGAATTTAAATCATTGAGAAAGAAATACAAATGTTCACAAAAGACATTTGCCACACTACTAGGTATTAGCGAAAGAACGTTAAGAAAATATGAAAAAGATGAAATTGAGCCAAGCGAATCAGTCAA carries:
- the wzy gene encoding O-antigen polysaccharide polymerase Wzy, with product MKIIGIVCFLIGILPTLYIDISRLILFFQGGYTNTFNLNVHDFVEVIANFFNFSIFAFIIGFSNNKRIANTIFFSTIIYKVLMMSSGGRGESIVFLVGLFIVWENMVYQLTGKQIIYLILLGYFGLVLLNFIANARNISTFSLNEIINVFVYSLTNNQIAMALSEFGSTFSTACFTVASNPGPTFGLNYILPIILVLPNIGGFNANVVNQMIYTNHIKTFNQPIGGSYIGELFYSFHWGGFLFAFILGLLLGFIYYGMVVSRKNKQYFLYLLFAYITPLLFFWIRGYFGAIYREYIWHCGFAILLIVFFKFLSQKYKKGELKWLK
- a CDS encoding glycosyltransferase family 2 protein, which encodes MVMISVIMSVYNDAKYLEKSIQSILNQTFKDFEFIICNDCSTDSSLSIIQEFQKLDSRIKIINNSTNLGLAASLNKCIEISLGQYIARMDSDDISFKNRLEVEYNFLMEHQEYDVVGSKSITINENDEPCKEFSIHSNEVHLLDAIKKLKLFTLLYL
- a CDS encoding glycosyltransferase family 4 protein, which produces MENKKVLFVAHVDSHIYAFHIPFLKMFHDNGYEVHVASHGDSIFEFCDVKHNLPFERNPFAPHNLKALRELKEIIDEYNFDIIHCHTPVGGVIARIANRMSKNYKNTKMIYTAHGFHFFKGAPLKNWTIYYPIEKLCAHYTDILITINKEDYKIAQKFKLKQDGKVEFVPGVGIDMDKINSIQGQKRKLCDSLQIPTNSILLLSVGELNENKNHKIVIECLPHLPDNFHYLICGIGNMKENYEQLAKQLQVSNRLHLLGYRHDILEIMKSCDIFLFPSKREGLSVALMEAKACGMVCIASRIRGNTDLIKHQKDGYILDLSTFQEDVINIVLKQCNNFPNIINNSLKSMEVYSLQTILKEMNKIYGLEF
- a CDS encoding NAD-dependent epimerase/dehydratase family protein — protein: MKRILITGKDSYIGTNFMKYLEQYPNDYYVKELDVRDDSWKGFDFSAYDAVYHVAGIAHIKEVSENENLYYKVNRDLAVNIAKKTKDSKVKQFIFMSSMSVYGLIHSNIFIDEKTECHPNTYYGKSKYEAEQMIKELKDDSFHVCIVRPPMVYGQGAPGNLGRLFQAVRKFHIFPTLRNERSSITVEKLCEYIKKYIDEEATGLFLPQNDEYLCTVDIVKNQMKKENVKVIYLSIFNPMIRFLIGKVGLITKCFGDLKYGK
- a CDS encoding sugar transferase, with protein sequence MYKRFMKRIIDFTLSFIGLIILSPVFIILCIWIKLDSKGPVFFKQKRVGKNKSYFNILKFRTMYIDTPKDMPTHMLSNPDQYITKAGKFLRKTSLDELPQIINILKGEMSIIGPRPALWNQDDLIAERDRYGANDIKPGLTGWAQINGRDELEIDVKAGLDGEYVKRMSLLFDIRCFFGTITSVLKHEGVVEGGTGELHKEEEA
- the loaP gene encoding antiterminator LoaP gives rise to the protein MSIDDVWQAKPTLFKEVRNMEWYVMQVRSGQERKIADRCRFLIPSEILHECFIPEFVARKKFRGVWKDVRCVLFTGYVFMITERIEELYVELKKIPDLTKIIGKKKDVIYPLKDGEVEFLKRFAGDDHLVDMSTGFIEGEKIHISEGPLQGHEGMITKIDRHKRMAYISLHIFGSDTTAKVGLEIISKN
- a CDS encoding helix-turn-helix domain-containing protein, encoding MRKKYKCSQKTFATLLGISERTLRKYEKDEIEPSESVKLKLFELKD